The following DNA comes from Streptomyces sp. NBC_00690.
ACCTGCTCATCGACGGCACCCATATCTCCGTACCGGACAATGTGTGGTTCATCGGAACGGCCAATCACGACGAGACGACCGTGGGCTTCGCCGACAAGACCTACGACCGGGCCTTCGTCCTGGAGCTTCCCTGGCAGCACCCCGAGTTGTCCGATGACACGACCGGACTGCCTGATCCCCTGGGCCACCGAGCCCTCATGGGGGCGTTCGACGAAGCCCGCAGCCGGTACGCGCAGCAGGCCACAGCCGTCATCGACTTCCTGGACATCGGATGGCGCGGCCGGTTCGCCGAAGACCTCGGGATCGGTTGGGGCAATCGGCTCGAACAGCAGATCAAGGATTTCGCCCCGGTCGTGATCGCCGCCGGTGGCAGCCTGGGGGAAGCGGTCGACCATGTGCTGGCCACTCGCGTCCTACGATCCGTCGGTGGCCGGTACGACATCCACGCGGACACGTTGGACGGACTGCGCGCCGACCTCGTGGAGAGTCTGCGGGAGTTCGACGGAGCCCATGACCCCGTGGCGACCGACCGACTGTTGAACAGCGCGATCCGGTCGCGTGGCCGCCGATGAGCGGCAGGGAGGCGAGCGAACCCGACGCTGATTCTCCGCAGGTCCGTCATCTGATGACCCTGTCGGCGCGGCTCGCCGGGCTGACCACCACTCTCGACGACTGGCTCGCCATGCCACCGATCACCCTCGACACCGGTGAGGAGACCATCGCCCTCCCACTGGAGGAGGTCTTCGAACGGGAGTCGGGCGCGCTGCGGGCCGTGTGCAACCGTCCCTACACGCGTCTGCGGACGATCGAGGAACCCATGCCCGCGTCGCGAGTGCGTTCGATCGCGCCCGGAGCGGCGACACGGCTGGCGGCGCACCCGGAGGACTGGGCCTCGCACACCCTGGCCGGGGTCCGGCCACACCGTCTGTTGGCCCGGCGCAGCGAGGAGGATCCGGACATCTACGAGAACCGGATCGCCGTCGGGGTCCTGCATCTGATGCGATCGCACCTCCAACAGCGCATCGCCAAGGTGAGCGCGCTGAACCAGATGGTCAGTGATGTGCAACAACTGCGGATGCCTTCGGAGAAGAGCGCTTGGAGGGCCCGTCGCGACCTCGCAGGACTGCTGCGGAACATCGACGATTCGGATCGGCACCGGGCCGCGGCCGAAGCCCGGCTGGGCGAACTGGAAGCCGCTCTCGTCGATGTGGAGACCATGCTCGGCTCGCCGCTGGCCCGGGCGATCGGCCACCGCGGGCCGCCACCAGGCGATCTGCACGCCACGAATCTGCTCACCGCCGATCCCGGTTACCGCAGGGTCGCCAGGCTGTGGGAGGCGTGTACGGCGAACGTGGGGGCGCCCGCGGAACCGGGGGCCGAACGCCGTCAGGAAACGGACCTCGCCTTTCGGCGCTTCAGCGCCCTCCTCCTACTCCTGGCCTGCCGACTGCTGGGGGCGACACCGGTCGCCGGCCAGCCTGCTCCCACTCCGGGCACGACGTCATGGTTCCGGTTGCGGGGCGCTGAGCTGGCAGTCGAGTGGACTGCCGCTGGCGACTTCGTCCTCCGTTGGAGGGGCAGTCCCGTGCTGCGGCTTCTGCCCGTCCTGACCGATCTGTGCACCGCACCGGACATCGCCTCCTTCGCCGCTGCGATCAGTGCGGTCGGGGAAGCCCGACCGTTCGCCGATGGGGTGCGGGACCTGGTCGTCTATCCCGGCTCGCTGCCGTCGCGCCAGAAGGCCACGCCCGAGGTGGCTGCCGCCGCGTATGCCGTCGGACACGGCACGGTGGGCGGTCCGGAAGGTTCGAGGGCGGTGGACGTCGCGCCGCTGTCACCGCTGGAGATCTTCAGCGTGAGCCGTCTGGTGCGGGCGATGCACTGGGCCACGTTGGGTGCCGATGCGAGGGGCTATCCGCATCTGGTGCCCATGTCCGCGGGTGAGCGATCAGCGTTGGCGGACTGCGACTGGGTCGAGCCACGTGCCCATGGGGTCGCGGTCGTACGACCGCCCCTGCCCCAGGAATTGGACCGGCTGCCCGTGCTGCTCACCCCGCCCCATCCTCGCCAGGGCGGACGCCGAGCCGCCGAGAGCGAGAAACGGCGGATCCATGCCCTGTGTACGGAGCTGGAGGACGCGGGTCGGGCCACGGCGTTGCTCGCGGTGTGTCCGGTGTGCGCCAAGACCGATCCTCACCGACCGACTTCCTTCAAGCCGCGCACGGGGGACCTCTTCGCCGCCGTCTGCTCCTCCTGCCAGACGCGATGGGAACTGCGTCGCTGCACCTCCTGCGACGACACGTTCCCCTTGCTCCATCCCCATGGACACGCCGCCTCCGGCACCGTCGAATCCGAACTCGATCGCCGCCTGGGAGGGGCACTGTTGGCGGTCCCCTGCTGGTCCGTGCTCCATACGGAGCAGGCTGTCTGCCCCACCTGCGGCGCGTGCGGCCAGACTCCCCCAGCCTCGGAGTGTCCCCGCGGCTGCCGGGCCGGTGCCGGAGCCTGAGGGCCGCCGGCACCCGTATCGACAAGAGAGACGCATAGCTGAGCGGTGCAGAGCCGCTCGCCTAGGACCGGTGCCCTGCCGGGCCATTCGGCAGGGTTCCTCGCTGAACCCGCCCCCTGTGTCCGTCAGGCCGCCCGACCGGTGGGCGGTACTGCCTCGGCGGCGGGTACGGGCCCCGGGGCTTCGGCGTCGCCGAAGGGGGTGCCGCCCAACTGCTCGCGGTGGTGCGGTGTCAGCCAGGAGGAGAGGTCCGGGCCGATGGGCACGATGGCGGTGGGGTTGATGTTCGTATGGACCTGGTGGTAGTGCCGGGCGATGTGGTCGAAGTCGATGGTGTCGCCGAAGCCCGGCGTCTGGAACAGGTCGCGGGCATAGGCCCACAACACCGCGTCCTCGCTGAGTTTGTTGCGGTTGCACTTGAAGTGACCGTGGTACACGGTGTCGAAGCGCACCAGGGTGGTGAACAGCCGGATGTCGGCCTCGGTGATGGTGTCACCGACCAGATAGCGGCGTGTGGCGAGCCGCTGCGACACCTGATCGAGTCGTGCGAAGAGCTGTCGCACGGTGGTGTCGTAGGTCTCCTGGTGAGTGGCGAACCCGGCTTTGTACACACCGTTGTTGACATCTCGGTAGATCGACTCGGCGACATCGTCGATCTCCTCGCGAAGCGCCTCAGGGTAAAGATCGGGGGCGCCGTCGCGGTGCAGATCGGTCCACTCGGTGGCGAAGTCCAGGGTGATCTGCTGGAAGTCGTTGGTGACCAACTTGCCGCTGGGGACATCCACGATGGCCGGGACGCTGACCCCGCCGGGGTAGTTCCGCTCGCGGGCGTCGTACGCCTCACTGAGGAAGGCGATGCCGAGCACGGGATCCACGCCACCGGGGTCCAGGGTGAACCGCCAGCTGCGCTCGTCCTGGATGGGGTCGGTGACGGCGAGCGAGATCGCGTCTTCGAGACCGAGGAGTCGACGGGAGATCAAGGTGCGGTTGGCCCAGGGGCAGGCACGGTTGATCACCAGCCGGTAGCGCCCGGCTTCGACGGGCCAGCCGTCCCGGGCGTCCGCGGTGATCCGGTCCGCGAAGTGGCTGGCGGACCGCTTGAACTCGCCCTTGCCGCTCTTGTCGTCCTGGTCGGTGGCGACCATCACGCCCTCTTTTCCGATGTGCGCGTCTTGGCACCGGAGCGAAGCCCCTCGCACGGAACAGCTGTGCGACGAGGGGTTTTCCCGCCGGAGAACCGATGTAGTCCGTACTTCAACAGTACGGGACGGCGTCGCTCACTGCCGCCCCACACACCGATCGCGAGATCCCCTTCCCCGTCTGCCTTTCGTGCCTCCAGGCGGCCCGCGGGGCGCGAGGGTCCAGCCCCGGTCCGGGCACCCCGGGGACCGCGTTCCGGTTCGGTGCATAGGGCCGTCCTCGGTCGTACCGGCACGCTCCGAGGGCGCCGCCGCCCGGACTGCCGTCCGCCGCGGGCCATGAACCGTCTGTGAACGGGCAGTCGGGTTCTGGGCCCGTACGTCTCGGCCGAGAGGACGCAGAAGGTTGACCCCTGCCGACATCGTGTACACCGCCCTGGGCTTGGGGGCGCTCGCCGCAGCGGTCGTTCCGCGTCTCGTTCGACGACGCCCGCTGTCGACACCCATGGTCTTCCTTGCCGCCGGTGCCGTGGTCGCGCTCCTGCCGTTGCCCCTACCGCAGGTCGACCCCGTGCAGGACCGGGTCTGGGTGGAGCACATCGCCGAGGTCTGTGTGATCGTCTCGCTGATGGGCGCGGGTCTCGCGCTCAACCGTCCCTTCGGGCTGCGCGCCTGGGCCGGACCGTGGCGGCTCATCGGCATCACACTGCCCCTGACCGTCGCAGCGACCGCCGCCCTCGCCTGGGCGCTCCTCGGTTGGCCGATCGCCGCCGCGCTGCTGGTGGGAGCCCTGCTCGCGCCGACCGATCCGGTGCTCGCAGCCGAAGTGCGCGTAGGTGAGCCCACGGCCGACAAGGACGATGAGGACGAGGTCCGCTTCACACTCACCGCAGAGGCCGGGCTCAACGACGGCCTCGCCTTCCCCTTCGTTCTCGCCGCCACCACGCTCGCCGCCGCCCAGGGCGTGTGGAGCCAGGCCGACTGGGGGCGCTGGTTCGCCGTGGACGTCGTGGCGAAGGTCGCCATCGGCGTCACGGTCGGCTTGGCCCTCGGGCGCCTGCTGGGGTGGATGTTCTTCAGGGCCGGCGCCTCCGCGCTGCGGCTGTCCGACCATATGGAGGGATTCGTGGCCCTCGCCGCGACCTTCCTCTCCTACGGGATCGCCGAACTCGCCCACGGCTACGGTTTCCTCGCCGTCTTCGTCACCGCCTGTGCCATCCGGGCTGCCGAACGCGACCACGGCTACCACCGGGTGCTCCACGAGTTCACCGATCAGATCGAACGGCTGCTGACCGCCGCCCTCCTCTTCCTCCTCGGCGGGTACCTCGTGACCAGTGGCTTCGCGGAGCTGACCTGGCAGGCGGTCCTACTCGCCCTCCTGCTCATCGTCTTCGTCCGCCCGGCTCTGGGGTGGATCGCGCAGTGGGGGTTCGTCACCGGCCCCCGCGAACGCATCGTGACTGCGGCATTCGGGCTGCGCGGGATCGGCTCGCTCTTCTACCTTGCGTACGCCCTGGGTCACAACGGATTCGACGGACTGGCCAGTCAGCTCTGGGCGCTCACCGGCGTCACCGTCGCTCTGTCCGTCCTCCTGCACGGTGCCAGCGCCACTCCGATCATTCAGCGTCTGGATCGGCTACGGGATGCCAGGCCGACGGACGGGCCACTGTGAGGAGCAGAAGAGCGAAGGCGGCAGGTGTGCAGCCCTGGGGTGTCGTCACACTGTCGATGCATCGGTTCCGGTCATGGGTGGGATCAAAGGTGGCGCAGATGCACGCGGGCGACGCAGGGCATCGACCAGTGCACGTGGGTCGTCCGCGTGGAAGCGGATGGTCCGCGCTTCCGCTGTCCCGCCGAGCGGTCGGGTGCAGACGAGTGGACGCGTCAGTTCAAGGGTCACCGTGGTCTGACCGGCCACGATGAGATCGAGCACTCCATCGTCCGACAGGGTCACGAGCCTGCCGGACGGATAGCGGCGATCGATCCGCACGGAGCCGACCGCGTCCGCGGGGACTGCGAGATCAAACAGTGCACCGTAGCGAATCCTCAGGGAGCCGTCGGATCGCACCACGTGGGGTCGGGTGACGCAGGCGGCGTGCATGCCCAGCAGGAGCAGGACCCCGTACACATCGACGACGAGCAGCACCGCATGGACCACCGGCCAGGGGATCAGGAAGGCCAGCGCGACCGTCTCGACCACCGAGACGAAGATCAGTCCGTACATGAGTGCCGTCTGCGGTCCGGTGTACCCGGCGATCTGGTCCCCGGGGCGAACGCCGTGCTTTCTACGGGCGACCCACAACCCGAGCGAGACCATGGCACGCACTTCGTGCAACAGGAGGCGGCGTAGGCGTACGGGCACGACAGCGCGCCCAGCGGCCACCAGGGCGTGTGACGGCCCAAGACCCCGGTCGCGCCCGTGTGCGTACAACGAGCGGAGCACCCATGCCTCTGCGGCGAGCACCGCCAGCACCATGACCCCGGCGGACGCGGTCACCCACATCGGTATGCCTACCCCGGCCAGTTGGCACACCACCAGGGTCAGCTCCCCCGGTATGACAACAAGGGCCGCGATCCGTGCCACTCGCACCCCGACGACAACTCCAGCTCCACTCATCCCCGACTCCTCCGCATGAAAGCTTCCATCACCCGGCGTACGACTTCGGCCTGCGCGGGCGCGTACTCCGCGAGCAGGGCCTCCCGGAATCCGGGCACAACCCGCCCCTCGGTGGGGATCGCTGCGAACACCTCATCGGGGACGGCAGCCACCAGATCGGCTGCCAACACCGGGATCCGGGGATCGTCGGTCGGGGCGTCGG
Coding sequences within:
- a CDS encoding DUF2357 domain-containing protein, with translation MSGREASEPDADSPQVRHLMTLSARLAGLTTTLDDWLAMPPITLDTGEETIALPLEEVFERESGALRAVCNRPYTRLRTIEEPMPASRVRSIAPGAATRLAAHPEDWASHTLAGVRPHRLLARRSEEDPDIYENRIAVGVLHLMRSHLQQRIAKVSALNQMVSDVQQLRMPSEKSAWRARRDLAGLLRNIDDSDRHRAAAEARLGELEAALVDVETMLGSPLARAIGHRGPPPGDLHATNLLTADPGYRRVARLWEACTANVGAPAEPGAERRQETDLAFRRFSALLLLLACRLLGATPVAGQPAPTPGTTSWFRLRGAELAVEWTAAGDFVLRWRGSPVLRLLPVLTDLCTAPDIASFAAAISAVGEARPFADGVRDLVVYPGSLPSRQKATPEVAAAAYAVGHGTVGGPEGSRAVDVAPLSPLEIFSVSRLVRAMHWATLGADARGYPHLVPMSAGERSALADCDWVEPRAHGVAVVRPPLPQELDRLPVLLTPPHPRQGGRRAAESEKRRIHALCTELEDAGRATALLAVCPVCAKTDPHRPTSFKPRTGDLFAAVCSSCQTRWELRRCTSCDDTFPLLHPHGHAASGTVESELDRRLGGALLAVPCWSVLHTEQAVCPTCGACGQTPPASECPRGCRAGAGA
- a CDS encoding glutathione S-transferase family protein, whose amino-acid sequence is MVATDQDDKSGKGEFKRSASHFADRITADARDGWPVEAGRYRLVINRACPWANRTLISRRLLGLEDAISLAVTDPIQDERSWRFTLDPGGVDPVLGIAFLSEAYDARERNYPGGVSVPAIVDVPSGKLVTNDFQQITLDFATEWTDLHRDGAPDLYPEALREEIDDVAESIYRDVNNGVYKAGFATHQETYDTTVRQLFARLDQVSQRLATRRYLVGDTITEADIRLFTTLVRFDTVYHGHFKCNRNKLSEDAVLWAYARDLFQTPGFGDTIDFDHIARHYHQVHTNINPTAIVPIGPDLSSWLTPHHREQLGGTPFGDAEAPGPVPAAEAVPPTGRAA
- a CDS encoding cation:proton antiporter, whose translation is MTPADIVYTALGLGALAAAVVPRLVRRRPLSTPMVFLAAGAVVALLPLPLPQVDPVQDRVWVEHIAEVCVIVSLMGAGLALNRPFGLRAWAGPWRLIGITLPLTVAATAALAWALLGWPIAAALLVGALLAPTDPVLAAEVRVGEPTADKDDEDEVRFTLTAEAGLNDGLAFPFVLAATTLAAAQGVWSQADWGRWFAVDVVAKVAIGVTVGLALGRLLGWMFFRAGASALRLSDHMEGFVALAATFLSYGIAELAHGYGFLAVFVTACAIRAAERDHGYHRVLHEFTDQIERLLTAALLFLLGGYLVTSGFAELTWQAVLLALLLIVFVRPALGWIAQWGFVTGPRERIVTAAFGLRGIGSLFYLAYALGHNGFDGLASQLWALTGVTVALSVLLHGASATPIIQRLDRLRDARPTDGPL